The following coding sequences lie in one Arthrobacter sp. PGP41 genomic window:
- a CDS encoding sugar ABC transporter permease: MAIAAVSVALFPVLFIVSAALNPLGTVASTSLIPREVSFVHFEALFTDPNRPYLRWFANTLIISTAVTLGQILCSALAAYAFSRFRFSGRRIGLLSLLLIQMFPQFLAVVALYLMFTAIGEIIPQLGLNTLLGYGLLLMGGALSQVWLIKGFFDSVPKELDEAAIMDGAGHATVFFRVIFPLITPILAVTGLLSFIGVLGEFVLASIFLTDNDVKTLAVGLYATIDADRSGNLGVFAAGALLTSLPVVLLFQFLQKFITGGLTAGAVKG, from the coding sequence GTGGCAATCGCCGCGGTGTCAGTAGCCCTGTTCCCCGTGCTGTTCATTGTCTCGGCGGCACTGAACCCGCTGGGCACGGTGGCGTCCACCAGCCTGATTCCTCGTGAAGTGAGCTTCGTGCATTTCGAAGCGCTCTTCACCGACCCCAACCGGCCCTACCTCCGCTGGTTTGCCAACACGCTGATCATCAGTACTGCCGTCACCCTTGGCCAGATTCTGTGCAGCGCCCTGGCAGCATACGCCTTTTCGCGCTTCCGCTTCAGCGGCCGGCGAATAGGCTTGCTCAGCCTTCTCCTCATCCAGATGTTCCCCCAGTTCCTCGCCGTAGTGGCGCTGTACCTCATGTTCACTGCCATCGGCGAGATAATTCCCCAGTTGGGCCTCAACACGCTCCTGGGCTACGGACTCCTGCTCATGGGTGGCGCGCTCTCGCAGGTGTGGCTCATCAAGGGATTCTTCGACTCGGTGCCGAAGGAGCTGGACGAGGCAGCAATCATGGATGGAGCCGGCCACGCCACCGTGTTCTTCCGCGTCATCTTCCCCCTGATAACCCCGATCCTGGCAGTCACCGGCCTGCTGTCCTTCATCGGCGTGCTGGGCGAATTTGTCCTGGCATCGATCTTCCTCACCGATAACGACGTCAAGACCCTGGCTGTCGGACTGTACGCCACCATCGACGCTGACCGGTCCGGGAACCTCGGCGTGTTCGCCGCCGGAGCCCTCCTCACCAGCCTGCCCGTGGTCCTGCTTTTCCAGTTCCTGCAAAAGTTCATCACCGGAGGACTCACCGCCGGGGCGGTCAAGGGATGA